The Acropora muricata isolate sample 2 chromosome 5, ASM3666990v1, whole genome shotgun sequence genome includes a window with the following:
- the LOC136918308 gene encoding titin homolog isoform X2, translating into MEAELLNMHHWNMIFLRSLNDSQYDGKVIAGEEALNKLEKFLAQRQQQKKAKKQKEKGDNKKNDGTIVHEVVDKRENELSECAKHLVDKTIDESLEKNTSDFVNSPRKTIEKKVFNSKQSETSKPAEDKESRKKTVEPSTKSQVVDKMENTKDQEPTPDTKEREGVRENKAVETTTSTPVDNDMESTTYQVPSSVETEPECLNEIKTVQTVTSAQVQDELETSSDDVRDAVEAEPECLNEIETVEPITSAPVKDEMESTSDQVQDAVKAEPCLNKIETVESVTSPPIQDEMESKNDQVQDPEEHEPECLNKIETVKSITSAQVRGHMESTSDQVPNPMDILRECLDEIKTVEPITPAPLQDEMESTGDQVRDAVEADPECLNEIENVQPITSAPVQGEMESTSDKVREAVEADPECLNEIETVEPVTSAPVKDEMESTSDQVRAPEEAKPECLNNIDTAESITSAPVQDKMKSTNDQVRDAQEAEPEFLNEIETFESIILAPVQDEMESKNDQVQDPDEHEPEYLNKIETVKSITSAQVRGHMESTSDQVPNPMDIERECLDEIKTVEPITPAPVQDEMGSTGDQVRDTVEADPECLNEIETVTSITSALVQGQMDSTSDQVPNPMDIEQECLDEIENVQPITPAPVQGEMESTSDQVREAVEADPECLNEIETVEPITPAPVKDEMESTSDQVQDAVEAEPCLNEIETVEPVISASVQDEMESTNDQVRAPEEAKPECLNKIDTAESITSAPVQDKIKSTNDQVRDAVKAEPGCLNEIETVEPITPAPVQDEMEITLDQVPAPIEAEPECLNEIENVQPVTSAPVQDEMESTSDQVRDAVEDEPCLNEIETVETVTSAPIQDEMESTSDQVQDAVEAEPCLNEIETVEPVTSAPIQDEMESTSEQVQDAVEAEPCLNEIETVEPVTSAPVKDEMESASDQVRAPEEAKPECLNNIDTAESITPAPVQDRMKSTNDQVRDAVEAKPECLNEIDTAESVTSARVHGKMESTSDQARDAVEADPECLNEIETVKSITSALVQGQTESTSDQVPNPRDNERECLDEIKTVEPITPAPVQDEMEITLDQDPGPMEAGPECLNEIENVQPVTSAPVKDEMESTSDQVRAPEEAKPECLNEIETVKSITSALVQGQMDSTSAQVPNPMDIERECVDEIKAVEPITPAPPVHAVMKSTGDQVRDAVEADPGCLNDIETVEPITSAPVQEEMENTDDQVQDAVEADPECLNEIKTVEPITPAPVQDETESTGDQVRDAVEADPGCLNDIETVEPITSAPVQEEMENTDDQVQDAVEADPECLNEIEIVDPITSAPVQDKMEITRDQVPGPMEAEPESLNEIQNVQPVTSAPVQGEMESASDQVREAVEGEPEFLNEIDTAESITSAPVQNKMESTSDQVRVAVEAEPECLNKIQTIEPITPAPVQDEMVITSDPVQDDVEAEPRLNEIETVQLLTSAPLQDEMESTGDQIPHLEDPEPECLNEIETVEPVTSAPVQDEMESTSDQVPDPEEAEPECLNEIEMVESITSAPLQDKMESISDQVRNAVKAEPECLNEIQTVEPITSVPFQDEMKVISDPLRDAVEAEPECLNEIETVQPITSALVQDEMESTNDQVRDAEEAEPECLNEIETVQPITSALVRGEMENTSDQVPNPMKAKPKCLNEIENVQPVTSAPVQDEMESTSDQVRYAEEAEPECLNEIETVQPITSALVRGEMENTSDQVPNPMKAEPECLNEIENVQPVTSAPVQGEIESTSDQVRDAVKAEPECLNEIETVQPITLAPVQDESESPSDQVPNPVKTEPQCLNEVESVKPTSSPPVQGEMESTGDQIPCSVQTLKNCPRSTSAPVLDEMRNYEADDDNSVSDNANDIAELKEQIKFLQEQLCQRDLVINTQRKSLEKVTGALGDNQRQQYQKDAHKCEETLKTEKGDKGPFITEEIDELPASNNAQSSSGPSTVRKVFQFVRHVGFYVGYTIVKYNLLSPQ; encoded by the exons ATGGAG GCCGAGCTCCTCAACATGCATCATTGGAACATGATATTCTTACG TTCTCTGAACGACTCTCAATATGACGGCAAAGTGATCGCTGGCGAGGAAGCG TTGAACAAACTTGAGAAGTTTCTTGCCCAAAG acaacaacagaaaaaagcaaaaaagcaaaaggaaaagggCGATAACAAGAAAAACGATGGAACGATCGTTCATGAG gTGGTTGACAAGCGTGAAAACGAATTATCAGA ATGTGCTAAACATTTGGTCGACAAGACAATCGATGAAAGTTTGGAAAAG AATACTTCAGATTTCGTAAACTCCCCAAGAAAAACAATAGAGAAAAAAGTATTCAACAGCAAACAATCAGAGACAAGTAAACCAGCAGAGGACAAAGAAAGTCGTAAAAAGACTGTCGAGCCCTCGACAAAATCTCAAGTCGTAGATAAAATGGAAAATACGAAAGATCAAGAACCAACCCCAGATACAAAAGAGAGAGAAGGCGTTAGAGAAAACAAGGCTGTTGAGACCACCACATCAACTCCAGTCGATAATGACATGGAAAGTACAACATATCAAGTACCCAGTTCAGTGGAAactgaaccagaatgtcttaACGAGATCAAGACTGTCCAGACCGTCACATCAGCTCAAGTTCAGGATGAACTGGAGACTTCAAGTGATGATGTACGAGATGCTGTCgaagctgaaccagaatgtctcaacgagatcgagactgtcgagcccatcacctcagctccagttaaggacgaaatggagagtacaagtgatcaggtacaagatgctgtgaaagctgaaccatgtctcaacaAGATCGAGACTGTCGAGTCTGTCACATCACCTCCaattcaggacgaaatggagagtaagAATGATCAAGTCCAAGATCCTGAGGAACatgaaccagaatgtctcaacaagATCGAGACTGTTAAGTCCATCACATCAGCTCAAGTTCGGGGTCACATGGAGAGtacgagtgatcaagtaccaaatcctaTGGACATTTTACGAGAATGTCTCGACGAGATCAAGACTGTCGAGCCCATCACACCAGCTCCacttcaggacgaaatggagagtacaggtgatcaagtacgagatgctgtggaagctgacccagaatgtctcaacgagatcgagaatGTCcagcccatcacatcagctccagttcagggcgaaatggagagtacaagtgataaGGTTCGAGAGGCTGTGGAAGCTGatccagaatgtctcaacgagatcgagactgtcgagcccgtcacatcagctccagttaaggacgaaatggagagtacaagtgatcaagtCCGTGCTCCTGAAGAAGCtaaaccagaatgtctcaacaaCATCGACACGGCTGAGtctatcacatcagctccagttcaggataaAATGAAGAGTACGAATGATCAAGTACGAGATGCTCAGGAAGCTGAACCAGAAtttctcaacgagatcgagactttTGAGTCCATCATAttagctccagttcaggacgaaatggagagtaagAATGACCAAGTCCAAGATCCTGACGAACATGAACCAGAATATCTCAACAAGATCGAGACTGTTAAGTCCATCACATCAGCTCAAGTTCGGGGTCACATGGAGAGtacgagtgatcaagtaccaaatcctaTGGACATTGAACGAGAATGTCTCGACGAGATCAAGACCGTTGAGCCCATCACaccagctccagttcaggacgaaatggggAGTACAGGTGATCAAGTACGAGATACTGTGGAAGCTGacccagaatgtctcaacgagatcgagactgttaCGTCCATCACATCAGCTCTAGTACAGGGTCAAATGGATAGtacgagtgatcaagtaccaaatcctaTGGACATTGAACAAGAATGTCTCGACGAGATCGAGAATGTCCAGCCCATTACACCAGCTCCAGTTCAGggcgaaatggagagtacaagtgatcaggttCGAGAGGCTGTGGAAGCTGatccagaatgtctcaacgagatcgagactgtcgagCCCATCACACCAGCTCCAGTtaaggacgaaatggagagtacaagtgatcaggtacaagatgctgtggaagctgaaccgtgtctcaacgagatcgagactgtcgagCCCGTCATATCAGCttcagttcaggacgaaatggagagtacaaatGATCAAGTCCGTGCTCCTGAAGAAGCtaaaccagaatgtctcaacaagATCGACACGGCTGAGTCCATCACATCAGCTCCTGTTCAGGATAAAATTAAGAGTACGAATGATCAAGTACGAGATGCTGTGAAAGCTGAACCAggatgtctcaacgagatcgagactgtcgagcccatcacaccagctccagttcaggatgaaatggaGATTACTCTTGATCAAGTTCCAGCCCCTATCgaagctgaaccagaatgtctcaacgagatcgagaatGTCCAGcccgtcacatcagctccagttcaggacgaaatggagagtacaagtgatcaggtacgagatgctgtggaagatgaaccatgtctcaacgagatcgagactgtcgagaccgtcacatcagctccaattcaggacgaaatggagagtacaagtgatcaggtacaagatgctgtggaagctgaaccatgtctcaacgagatcgagactgtcgagcccgtcacatcagctccaattcaggacgaaatggagagtacaagtgaacaggtacaagatgctgtggaagctgaaccatgtctcaacgagatcgagactgtcgagcccgtcacatcagctccagttaaggacgaaatggagagtgcAAGTGATCAAGTCCGTGCTCCTGAAGAAGCtaaaccagaatgtctcaacaaCATCGACACGGCTGAGTCCATCACaccagctccagttcaggatagAATGAAGAGTACGAATGATCAAGTacgagatgctgtggaagctaaaccagaatgtctcaacgagatcgacaCGGCTGAGTCCGTTACATCAGCTCGAGTTCACGGTAAAATGGAGAGTACGAGTGATCAAGCacgagatgctgtggaagctgatcCAGAATGTCtgaacgagatcgagactgttaAGTCCATCACATCAGCTCTAGTTCAGGGTCAAACGGAGAGtacgagtgatcaagtaccaaatcctaGAGACAATGAACGAGAATGTCTCGACGAGATCAAGACCGTCGAGCCCATCACaccagctccagttcaggatgaaatggaGATTACTCTTGATCAAGATCCAGGCCCTATGGAAGCTggaccagaatgtctcaacgagatcgagaatGTCCAGcccgtcacatcagctccagttaaggacgaaatggagagtacaagtgatcaagtCCGTGCTCCTGAAGAAGCtaaaccagaatgtctcaacgagatcgagactgttaAGTCCATCACATCAGCTCTAGTTCAGGGTCAAATGGATAGTACGAGTGCTCAAGTACCAAATCCTATGGACATTGAACGAGAATGTGTCGACGAGATCAAGGCAGTCGAGCCCATTACACCAGCTCCTCCAGTTCACGCCGTAATGAAGAGTACAGGTGATCAAGTacgagatgctgtggaagctgaccCAGGATGTCTCAACGACATCGAGACCGTCgagcccatcacatcagctccagttcaggaagaaatggaaaatacagATGATCaagtacaagatgctgtggaagctgacccagaatgtctcaacgagatcaagactgtcgagcccatcacaccagctccagttcaggacgaaaccgagagtacaggtgatcaagtacgagatgctgtggaagctgaccCAGGATGTCTCAACGACATCGAGACCGTCgagcccatcacatcagctccagttcaggaagaaatggaaaatacagATGATCaagtacaagatgctgtggaagctgacccagaatgtctcaacgagatcgagattGTCGAtcccatcacatcagctccagttcaggataaAATGGAGATTACGCGTGATCAAGTTCCAGGCCCTAtggaagctgaaccagaatCTCTCAACGAGATCCAGAATGTCCAGcccgtcacatcagctccagttcagggcGAAATGGAGAGTGCAAGTGATCAGGTTCGAGAAGCTGTGGAAGGTGAACCAGAATTTCTCAACGAGATCGACACGGCGGAGtccatcacatcagctccagttcagaaTAAAATGGAGAGTACGAGTGATCAAGTACGAGttgctgtggaagctgaaccagaatgtctcaacaagATCCAGACTATCGAGCCCATCACaccagctccagttcaggacgaaatggtgATTACAAGTGATCCGGTACAAGATGATGTGGAAGCTGAACCACgcctcaacgagatcgagactgtccagctcCTCACATCAGCTCCacttcaggacgaaatggagagtacaggtGATCAAATACCACATCTTGAAGACcctgaaccagaatgtctcaacgagatcgagactgtcgagcccgtcacatcagctccagttcaggacgaaatggagagtacaagtgatcaggtaccAGATCCTGAAGAAGCTGAACCAGAGTGTCTCAACGAAATCGAGATGGTTGAGtccatcacatcagctccacTTCAGGATAAAATGGAGAGTATCAGTGATCAAGTACGAAATGCAGTTAaagctgaaccagaatgtctcaacgagatccaGACTGTCGAGCCCATAACATCAGTTCCTTTTCAGGACGAAATGAAGGTTATAAGTGATCCGTTacgagatgctgtggaagctgaaccagaatgtctcaacgagatcgagactgtccagcccatcacatcagctctagttcaggacgaaatggagagtacaaatGATCAAGTACGAGATGCTGAGgaagctgaaccagaatgtctcaacgagatcgagactgtccagcccatcacatcagctctAGTTCGGGGTGAAATGGAAAATACGAGTGATCAGGTACCAAATCCTATGAAAGCTAAACCaaaatgtctcaacgagatcgagaatGTCCAGcccgtcacatcagctccagttcaggacgaaatggaaaGTACAAGTGATCAAGTACGATATGCTGAGgaagctgaaccagaatgtctcaacgagatcgagactgtccagcccatcacatcagctctAGTTCGGGGTGAAATGGAAAATACGAGTGATCAGGTACCAAATCCTATGAaagctgaaccagaatgtctcaacgagatcgagaatGTCCAGcccgtcacatcagctccagttcagggcGAAAtcgagagtacaagtgatcaggttCGAGATGCTGTGAaagctgaaccagaatgtctcaacgagatcgagactgtccaGCCCATCACATTAGCTCCCGTTCAGGATGAATCGGAGAGTCcgagtgatcaagtaccaaatcctgTGAAAACTGAACCACAATGTCTCAACGAGGTAGAGAGTGTCAAGCCCACTTCATCACCTCCAGTTCAGGGTGAAATGGAAAGCACAGGAGATCAAATACCATGTTCTgttcaaactttgaaaaattgtccTCGCTCAACGTCAGCGCCGGTCTTGGATGAAATGCGAAACTATGAAGCAGACGATGATAACAGTGTTTCAGACAATGCAAACGACATAGCTGAACTTAAAGAACAGATAAAATTCCTGCAAGAACAATTATGTCAG AGAGACTTGGTCATAAACACACAAAGAAAGAGTCTCGAGAAAGTGACTGGAGCGTTGGGCGATAATCAGAGGCAGCAATATCAAAAGGATGCTCACAAATGTGAGGAAACCCTGAAAACTGAAAAGGGCGATAAAG GACCGTTTATTACAGAAGAAATAGACGAGCTTCCCGCCAGCAACAATGCACAGTCATCGTCTGGGCCAAGCACAGTTCGCaaagtttttcaatttgttcGTCACGTTGGATTTTACGTGGGATATACCATTGTAAAATATAATCTTTTATCCCCCCAGTAA